In one window of Streptomyces sp. FXJ1.172 DNA:
- a CDS encoding ABC transporter permease, with product MKKFDKERVLVAVAGPVIALVVAIALTSVVLIASGRNPFEPYRLMLQQLPYSDIQVLIVNQASLYYIAAIAVALGFRMNLFNIGVDGQYRLAAVMTAVVGANVDLPGFLQIPLLLLVAMCTGAFWAGIAGVLKVTRGVSEVVATIMLNSIATAVIGYVTLANVWGVQVGNNMTTGIMHKSGWFPGINLGSDVGEIYGLVFLAVLLGVLYWLVLNRTRFGFDLRATGASETAAAASGVDAKRMVLISMVISGAVAGLSGLPLLLGDTHTYSLDFPAGLGFTAIGIALLGRNNPGGIAFAALLWAFLDKASPALDYATPVAYEKEIATIMQGLIVFAVVISYEAVRQWGLRRQQKRVGAELAAAAQNTNKEVAA from the coding sequence ATGAAGAAGTTCGACAAGGAGCGGGTGCTCGTCGCGGTGGCCGGACCGGTCATCGCGCTCGTCGTGGCGATCGCGCTGACCTCGGTCGTGCTGATCGCCTCGGGCCGCAACCCGTTCGAGCCGTACCGCCTGATGCTCCAGCAGCTGCCGTACTCGGACATCCAGGTGCTGATCGTCAACCAGGCGTCGCTGTACTACATCGCCGCCATCGCGGTCGCCCTCGGCTTCCGCATGAACCTGTTCAACATCGGCGTCGACGGCCAGTACCGCCTCGCCGCCGTGATGACCGCCGTCGTCGGCGCCAACGTCGACCTGCCCGGCTTCCTGCAGATCCCGCTGCTGCTGCTGGTCGCCATGTGCACCGGCGCCTTCTGGGCCGGTATCGCGGGCGTCCTCAAGGTCACCCGGGGCGTCAGCGAGGTCGTCGCGACCATCATGCTGAACTCGATCGCGACCGCCGTCATCGGCTACGTCACCCTGGCCAACGTGTGGGGCGTGCAGGTCGGCAACAACATGACGACCGGCATCATGCACAAGTCCGGCTGGTTCCCCGGCATCAACCTCGGCTCGGACGTCGGCGAGATCTACGGCCTGGTCTTCCTCGCCGTCCTGCTCGGCGTCCTGTACTGGCTGGTCCTCAACCGCACCCGCTTCGGCTTCGACCTGCGCGCCACCGGCGCCTCCGAGACCGCCGCCGCGGCCTCCGGCGTCGACGCCAAGCGCATGGTGCTGATCTCCATGGTGATCTCCGGCGCCGTCGCCGGCCTGTCCGGCCTGCCGCTGCTGCTCGGCGACACCCACACCTACAGCCTGGACTTCCCCGCGGGCCTCGGCTTCACCGCCATCGGCATCGCCCTGCTGGGCCGCAACAACCCCGGCGGCATCGCGTTCGCCGCCCTGTTGTGGGCCTTCCTCGACAAGGCCTCGCCCGCCCTCGACTACGCGACCCCGGTGGCGTACGAGAAGGAGATCGCCACGATCATGCAGGGCCTGATCGTCTTCGCGGTCGTCATCTCGTACGAGGCCGTGCGTCAGTGGGGTCTGCGCCGCCAGCAGAAGCGGGTCGGCGCGGAGCTGGCCGCCGCCGCTCAGAACACCAACAAGGAGGTGGCGGCCTGA
- a CDS encoding ABC transporter ATP-binding protein, which yields MDASSSPPLTAQSTVAVELTGITKRFPGVVANHDIHLTVRKGTVHALVGENGAGKSTLMKILYGMQKPDEGTIAVDGEQVAFHSPADAIARGIGMVHQHFMLADNLTVLENVVLGSEKLYGIGAGARQKIKEISDRYGLGVRPDALVEDLGVADRQRVEILKVLFRGARTLILDEPTAVLVPQEVDALFDNLRELKSEGLSVIFISHKLGEVLSVADDITVIRRGTTVGTAVPSETTPRQLAEMMVGSELPTPETAESTVTDRPVVEVRDLTVYAAGASLGAEAEPSAVGLTEFAGDGGAKRVLDDVSFTIHAGEVMGIAGVEGNGQTELIDALIGTKHADSGQILFLGEDITPWPTRKRREQGVGYIPEDRHRQGLLLESPLWENRILGHVTEKPNARGFWLDIKGAQADTRRIVEEYDVRTPGIDVTAASLSGGNQQKLIVGREMSHAPKFLIAAHPTRGVDVGAQAQIWDRIREARREGLAVLLISADLDELIGLSDTLRVIYDGRLVADADPAAITPEELGSAMTGAASGHLEHEETAPEGDDNAGPEDEAR from the coding sequence ATCGACGCGTCCAGCAGCCCTCCGCTCACCGCTCAGTCGACCGTCGCGGTAGAGCTCACGGGTATCACCAAGCGATTCCCCGGTGTCGTGGCCAACCACGACATCCACCTGACCGTCCGCAAGGGCACCGTCCACGCCCTCGTCGGCGAGAACGGGGCCGGCAAGTCGACCCTGATGAAGATTCTCTACGGCATGCAGAAGCCGGACGAGGGCACCATCGCGGTCGACGGCGAGCAGGTCGCGTTCCACAGCCCGGCCGACGCCATCGCCCGCGGCATCGGCATGGTCCACCAGCACTTCATGCTGGCCGACAACCTGACGGTGCTGGAGAACGTGGTGCTCGGCAGCGAGAAGCTGTACGGCATCGGCGCCGGCGCCCGCCAGAAGATCAAGGAGATCTCCGACCGCTACGGCCTCGGCGTCCGCCCGGACGCCCTGGTCGAGGACCTCGGCGTCGCCGACCGCCAGCGCGTCGAGATCCTCAAGGTCCTCTTCCGCGGCGCCAGGACCCTGATCCTCGACGAGCCGACCGCCGTGCTCGTCCCGCAGGAGGTCGACGCGCTCTTCGACAACCTGCGCGAACTGAAGTCCGAGGGCCTGTCCGTCATCTTCATCTCGCACAAGCTGGGCGAAGTGCTCTCGGTCGCCGACGACATCACCGTCATCCGGCGCGGCACCACCGTCGGCACCGCCGTGCCGTCCGAGACCACCCCGCGCCAGCTCGCCGAGATGATGGTCGGCAGCGAACTGCCCACCCCGGAGACCGCCGAGTCCACGGTCACGGACCGGCCCGTCGTGGAGGTCCGGGACCTCACCGTCTACGCGGCCGGCGCCTCGCTCGGCGCGGAGGCCGAGCCCTCCGCCGTCGGTCTCACCGAGTTCGCGGGGGACGGCGGGGCCAAGCGGGTCCTGGACGACGTCTCCTTCACCATCCACGCCGGCGAGGTCATGGGCATCGCCGGTGTCGAGGGCAACGGCCAGACCGAGCTGATCGACGCACTCATCGGCACCAAGCACGCCGACTCCGGCCAGATCCTCTTCCTCGGCGAGGACATCACCCCCTGGCCCACCCGCAAGCGCCGTGAGCAGGGCGTCGGCTACATCCCCGAGGACCGCCACCGCCAGGGCCTGCTGCTGGAGTCCCCGCTGTGGGAGAACCGCATCCTCGGCCACGTCACCGAGAAGCCCAACGCCAGGGGTTTCTGGCTGGACATCAAGGGCGCCCAGGCCGACACCCGCCGGATCGTCGAGGAGTACGACGTCCGTACCCCCGGCATCGACGTCACCGCGGCCTCCCTGTCCGGCGGCAACCAGCAGAAGCTGATCGTCGGCCGCGAGATGAGCCACGCCCCGAAGTTCCTGATCGCCGCCCACCCCACCCGCGGTGTGGACGTCGGCGCGCAGGCGCAGATCTGGGACCGCATCCGCGAGGCCCGCCGCGAGGGCCTGGCCGTACTGCTGATCTCCGCCGACCTGGACGAGCTGATCGGCCTGTCGGACACCCTGCGCGTCATCTACGACGGCAGGCTGGTCGCCGACGCCGACCCGGCCGCCATCACGCCGGAGGAGCTGGGCTCGGCCATGACGGGTGCCGCGTCCGGCCACCTGGAGCACGAAGAGACCGCCCCCGAGGGCGACGACAACGCCGGTCCGGAGGACGAGGCCCGATGA
- a CDS encoding ABC transporter permease, translated as MSTETIAKPQAKQPGKGGRRMSLPVLLLVIAGVLVLTSVVRLITGADGIDSTGQMSTALQLAVPIGLAGLGGLWAERAGVVNIGLEGMMILGTWFGAWAGYQWGPWTGVVFGIIGGALGAVLHAIATVTFNVNHIVSGVALNILALGATRYLSKFTFANAPQGSSKQSPPISSLGTFSIPGLSHWLDTLNGKHWFLVSDIAGLLGGLVTDLSPLTVCAVALVPLTWWVLWRTSFGLRLRSCGENPVAAESLGVNVYKYKYIAVIISGGFAGLGGAFLSIVASNVYLDGQTAGRGYIGLAAMIFGNWMPGGLALGAGLFGYTDSLNLRGGTTNVHALILLVAILLVFGAAYQVWKKKYVPGVVTAVIAALTFLWYVSTNEVPRQLVTATPYIVTLLVLSLSAQKLRMPKADGLPYRKGQGK; from the coding sequence ATGTCCACCGAGACCATCGCCAAGCCGCAGGCGAAGCAGCCCGGCAAGGGCGGCCGCCGCATGTCGCTCCCGGTACTCCTGCTCGTCATCGCGGGCGTGCTGGTGCTGACCTCGGTCGTCCGCCTGATCACCGGCGCGGACGGCATCGACTCGACCGGCCAGATGTCCACCGCGCTGCAACTCGCGGTGCCGATCGGCCTCGCCGGCCTCGGCGGCCTGTGGGCCGAGCGCGCGGGCGTCGTCAACATCGGCCTCGAGGGCATGATGATCCTCGGCACCTGGTTCGGTGCCTGGGCCGGCTACCAGTGGGGTCCGTGGACCGGTGTCGTCTTCGGCATCATCGGCGGCGCGCTCGGCGCCGTCCTGCACGCCATCGCCACCGTGACGTTCAACGTCAACCACATCGTCTCCGGTGTGGCGCTGAACATCCTGGCCCTCGGCGCCACCCGCTATCTGTCGAAGTTCACCTTCGCCAACGCCCCGCAGGGCTCCTCCAAGCAGTCCCCGCCGATCAGCTCGCTCGGCACCTTCAGCATCCCGGGGCTCTCGCACTGGCTGGACACCCTCAACGGCAAGCACTGGTTCCTGGTCTCCGACATCGCGGGTCTGCTCGGCGGTCTGGTCACCGACCTGTCGCCGCTGACCGTGTGCGCCGTCGCCCTCGTCCCGCTGACCTGGTGGGTGCTGTGGCGGACCTCGTTCGGTCTGCGCCTGCGCTCCTGCGGCGAGAACCCGGTGGCGGCCGAGTCCCTCGGTGTCAACGTGTACAAGTACAAGTACATCGCCGTGATCATCTCCGGCGGCTTCGCCGGCCTGGGCGGCGCCTTCCTGTCCATCGTGGCCTCGAACGTGTACCTCGACGGCCAGACGGCCGGCCGTGGCTACATCGGCCTCGCCGCGATGATCTTCGGCAACTGGATGCCGGGCGGTCTCGCCCTCGGCGCGGGTCTGTTCGGCTACACCGACAGCCTCAACCTGCGGGGCGGGACGACCAACGTCCACGCGCTGATCCTTCTCGTCGCGATCCTGCTGGTGTTCGGCGCCGCCTACCAGGTGTGGAAGAAGAAGTACGTCCCCGGCGTCGTCACGGCCGTCATCGCGGCCCTGACGTTCCTCTGGTACGTCTCCACCAACGAGGTCCCGCGCCAGCTGGTGACGGCGACCCCGTACATCGTCACGCTGCTCGTCCTGTCGCTGTCCGCGCAGAAGCTGCGCATGCCGAAGGCCGACGGCCTGCCGTACCGGAAGGGCCAGGGCAAGTGA